The DNA sequence CTGCTCGGGGTCGTCCCAGCACGGCTGCTGGCGGGCGGTCTCCAGGGGCAGGGAGAGCAGTGGTTCACCGGTCACGCCGGCTCCGTCGGTCGGGCCGGCCGGGTCGTGGGCGGCGTGGCGGGTGGAGTGAAGGATGCACCTCTCCAGCCTGGACCGGCCGTGGGGGCGCACCCAGCGGCGGCGGGACCGGTTCGTCAGGTCGGACGGAGTCTGTCAGCTGCCGGTCGGCGCGGGATCGCCTGCCGCGGGCGGCGGGACCGCGCCGGGCGGTGGCTCGGACCGGCGGCGCGCCCGGGCCGGCCGCGTGCCCGGACCGGCGGGCGGTCCGGCCGACCGCCGGGAGGTCCGGCCAGCCGACGGGCACTCCGGCCGGCCGGCGGGCGACACACCCGGAACAGCGGCGACGCGTTCGCACCGACCGGTTCCGCCCGACCAGCCGGCGGGTGGTCCGTCCAACCGGCGGGCGGTTCGTCCGAGCCGACGGGCAGTCCGTCCCACCGGCGGGCGACACATCCGGAACGCCGGCGATCGCGTTCGCACCGACCGGCGGTTGCGACCGGCCAGCCGGCGGGCAGTCCGTCCGAGCCGACGGGCGACACATCCGGGCCGACGGCGACGCGTTCGGGCCGACCGGCGGTTCCGTCCGGCAGACCGGCGGACGGTCCGTCCGGCGGGCGACACATCCAGGCCAGCGGCGACGCATTCGGACCGACCGGCGCTTCCGTCCGGCAGACCGGCGGACGGTCCGTCCGGCCTACCGGCGGTTCCGTCCGGCAGACGGTCCGTCCAAGCCGGCCCGGCGGGCGAAGCATCCGGACCGGCCGGCGGCGCCGACCCGCCCGGCGGAGGACACCCGACGGCAGCGCGCCCCCATCCCGGCATCCCAACGTGCGCAACCTGCGCAAACCACACCGGGAGTTCAGCCACCGAGGTCAGCCCCTCGCGGCCTCCGCCGCCCGGAACCGGTTCCCCAGTGGGTCGGCCGCCAGGGCGGTCGCCCCCCGCGCGGTGGCGGAGGGCCCGGCGAGGACGGACCCGCCCAGCTCGGTGACGCGGGTGAGCACGCCGTCCAGCGCGGCGACGCCGAACGTGACCTCCCAGCGCGCCGGTTCGGGCTCCCTGGACGTGCCCTCGGCCGGTCCCGCGCCGGCCACGGCACGGCCGTCGGGGTCGAGGAGCGTGCGGTGGCCGCCGTCGCCGTCCCGGGTCCAGGGGCGGCCGAAGACCGCGGTGTGGAAGGCGGTGGCGGCGGCCGGGTCCGGGGTGACGCACTGGTGCCACACGGCCGTCCCGGGCACACCGCTGATCCGGGCCCCGAAGTAGTCGCCTTCCTGCCAGATGCCGAAGGCCGCGCCGGTGGGGTCGGCGGCGACGGCGAACCGGCCGTGCGAGCCGATCACTTGGACGGGCACCGGCAGGGTGCCGCCGTGTCCGGTGACCCGTCGGGCGGCGGCGTCGGCGTCGCGGGCGGCGAGGCAGACCAGCCAGCCGTCGGGGTTGCCGGGGGCGGCGGTGCGGCGGGGGCCGATGTCGGCGACCGGCCGGCCGTCGAGGGCGGCGGTGAGGTAATGGTCGAACTCCGCGCCCTGGTCGTGGAGTTCCCAGCCGAACAGCCCCTGGTAGAACCCGGCGGTCCCGACGGGGTCGTCGACGCGGATCTCCACCCAGCACGGCGTGCCGTGCGGCCAGGGCGTGTCGCGCGGTGTCATGACGGCTCCTCGTGGTCCTGTCTTGTCCCGTCCCGTTCCATCCGCGCCGGGCGCGTCAGGGCGGCGATCAGGTTCGGATGTCGAGGCCGAAGGTGCGGAGGCGTTCGTCGCTGACCATGGTGATGCGCGGTTCCGGTTCCAGGCCGCGGCGCAGGGCCCGGGCGATCTGGAGGGTGCGCAGGGTCTGGTACTCGATGGCGCCGAGGTTGTCGTCGGTGACGTTGCGCGGCTCGTGGCGGGAGATGGTGCCGGTGCCGTAGGGGGCGCCGTTTCCGGGGCGGTGGAGGACGGCGGCGGCCGAGCCGTTGGGCACGATGACGGCGCCCCAGTGGCAGATCGCGTTGTGCAGGGCGAGGATGGCCGCCTGCTGGCCGGCGTGCGGCATGGATCCGGAGGCGAAGGCGGAGACGGCCTTGTCCATCAGCCGGCCGGGGATGGCGACGGGCCCGGTGTGGTCGATGAAGTGGAGGATCTGCGGGGCGGGCAGGCCGTAGTGGACCGGGGTGCCGATCATGATGGCGTCGGCCCAGAGGAGGTCGTCGAGGCTCGCCTCGGGGACGTCGGCGGTGGCCTCGCTCAGCTCCTCATAGGCCCTCTTGTCGAGGATCATGGGGTCGGGGAGTTCGGCGACCTTGCGGACGCGTACCTCGGCGTCCGCCGAGGCCGCGGTCTCCGCGGCCTTTTCGACGAGTTGGTAGGTGTTCCCGCTGCGGGAGTGGAAGAGGATGGTGATGGTGGTCAAGAGGTTCGCTCCTCGTGGACCGGTGCCATGACGGGACGGCGGTGTGGGGCCGCCCGGAGGGACCCCGGTGGGAGCGGGCCGCGGACGGCGCGGAATCCATCGTGCCGCCCGGGCGGTGCCGCCGCCCACCGCCCGGCCGTCCGATCTGTCAGGTCGGCGAACGGCCGCCGTGGCGCGGAGCTGACAGACATCACGGCCGGCCGCTGTCCCGCGCCGGCCGGGCGCTGCTGTACTCGGGGGCATGACCGGTCCTCAGGCTCAGGACGACGCCCGTCTCCCCGTCTCCGCGGCCGATCTGCCGCGGGTGTTCGCGGCGGCCTTCAACGCGCGGGACACCGCGTTGCTCGACGCGCTGTTCGAGCCGGAGGCCCTGCATGTGCGCCGGCCCGGGGAGGCGGTGGCCGGCGCGCGGCGGCGCGCCGCGCTGCCGGACGTGGTGCGCCGGCGGATCCCGATCAGCGTCACGCTGCGGCAGGTGTACGTGGTCGGCGACACCGCCCTGCTGATCAACGACTATGTGCACGACGGGACGGGC is a window from the Streptomyces mobaraensis genome containing:
- a CDS encoding flavodoxin family protein, whose amino-acid sequence is MTTITILFHSRSGNTYQLVEKAAETAASADAEVRVRKVAELPDPMILDKRAYEELSEATADVPEASLDDLLWADAIMIGTPVHYGLPAPQILHFIDHTGPVAIPGRLMDKAVSAFASGSMPHAGQQAAILALHNAICHWGAVIVPNGSAAAVLHRPGNGAPYGTGTISRHEPRNVTDDNLGAIEYQTLRTLQIARALRRGLEPEPRITMVSDERLRTFGLDIRT
- a CDS encoding VOC family protein, with the protein product MTPRDTPWPHGTPCWVEIRVDDPVGTAGFYQGLFGWELHDQGAEFDHYLTAALDGRPVADIGPRRTAAPGNPDGWLVCLAARDADAAARRVTGHGGTLPVPVQVIGSHGRFAVAADPTGAAFGIWQEGDYFGARISGVPGTAVWHQCVTPDPAAATAFHTAVFGRPWTRDGDGGHRTLLDPDGRAVAGAGPAEGTSREPEPARWEVTFGVAALDGVLTRVTELGGSVLAGPSATARGATALAADPLGNRFRAAEAARG
- a CDS encoding YybH family protein, which encodes MTGPQAQDDARLPVSAADLPRVFAAAFNARDTALLDALFEPEALHVRRPGEAVAGARRRAALPDVVRRRIPISVTLRQVYVVGDTALLINDYVHDGTGPDGGHVHVEGTATDVARRGPDGRWRYLISNPSGTD